TGACCATCAATTTGAGCTCTGCCGAGTCACTCGCCGAGTTAGATATAGGACTCTCCTGACAGTCTGAGAAATACCTAATTTCCAGTTACCTTAGCAAGATAATCGTCTACCGCCAACATAACTGATGTCGGACAACCCTGGAGAGGAGTTTTGAAGAAGCAGAAGAGTATCAAGGACAACCCCAGTCTAGAAAGTGGTAGAAGATCTGACAGtctttataagtttaaaattatcttaaatcTTAGGCTCGCCCTCTTCCAATTTGACCATCTTCTCAGAAATCTCCCACAGCTTCCGAGCTCGACCCATGTCACTTGCAGAGTTAGATATGGAACTCTCCTGACAGTCTGAGAAGTACTTTCCAGTTACTTTAGCCAGATTCTCGTCTACCGCCAACATAACTGATGTCTGACAACCCTGGAGAGGTGTTTTGAAGAAGCAGAAGTTTATCAAGGACAAACCCCAGCTCAAAGGTGCCGGGACGTTCCTCCAAATTCCACTGTCGATTAATCCGGGATGCAAGCAATTCGCCGTCACTCCGGTGCCTTCCAAACGTCTTGCCAACTCCCTAGTGAACAAGATATTCGCTTCTTTGGATACGTAGTATAAATACGCTGGCATTGAGTCCAAAGGATTTGGGTTTTCCAAATTTACGGATGCTAGACGATATAAGGAAGATGCTACTACAACGATTCTTGATGGGGCACTCTTCTTCAACAGATCTATAAGGAGATGGGTCAACAGAAATGGACCGTAATGGTTAGTGGCCATTGTTAACTCGATTCCATCCTCAGATTGGGCCTTTTTGAAAGTTTCCGCGTATCCAGCGTTGTGGATTAGCACGTCTAAAGTTTTCTCTGATTTGTTGATATCTTCCGCGAATGCTCTGATCGATGCGAATGAACTAAGGTCCAGTTTCTTAACAATGACTTTTGCGTCTTTTGTTGCTTCGATGATTTCATCTGTAAGAAAAGAGGTTGGGGTGAGACTCAATGAATgttcatcatcaattcaaccgaatgacgtccactgctgggcacagttCCAAAATCTctgatcctgggccgcttgttttctCGCTTGATGTTGTCGGTCCACCTGCTTGGGGGACGACGTACGcgattatattgatttatttatgttaccTACTTATCATTATTATTCCCGGATTTATACTAGAGTAGTAAGTATCAGGGAAATTCTTATTCAGGTGGAGTCAAGTGGAGCTGTATTAATTTCATTATCATAATCAATAACAACTCATTACCGatccatattttattttatgcaagtcGAACTTCCCTCGAAAGAAAAGCTAATCCGAACTACTGGGATATCaccatgtatttatttaattaaaagacaTCAATAATCATTGGCCGCTAAGCTGGACAACACACTCTGGAGTAGCTGGAATGGCGTGCACATCGGCAACAGAGCAAATCATAGGCGGATGACCCAGACCTTGTGGTAGATAATAAGGACTAACATAGAATAAGTTATTGTTACTAACACAAAAGTTTCCTAACTTATTTAACTAAGTAAAttgttattaacaaaataaatttggaCCAAGGTCTgaaattaatacttta
Above is a genomic segment from Pararge aegeria chromosome 23, ilParAegt1.1, whole genome shotgun sequence containing:
- the LOC120634144 gene encoding retinol dehydrogenase 14 translates to MIVAEAWKANYLLWILPVVLLIGLIFILGLLVLFFGLRLYAKLTCGRYREKTKMDGKTVIVTGCTSGIGKETAKELAKRGAKVIMACRSLDKAEKVKDEIIEATKDAKVIVKKLDLSSFASIRAFAEDINKSEKTLDVLIHNAGYAETFKKAQSEDGIELTMATNHYGPFLLTHLLIDLLKKSAPSRIVVVASSLYRLASVNLENPNPLDSMPAYLYYVSKEANILFTRELARRLEGTGVTANCLHPGLIDSGIWRNVPAPLSWGLSLINFCFFKTPLQGCQTSVMLAVDENLAKVTGKYFSDCQESSISNSASDMGRARKLWEISEKMVKLEEGEPKI